The Kineococcus rhizosphaerae sequence CCGCGGCCGAGGTGGTGCGCGAGCTGGTGGACCACGTCGCACCGGTGCTGCGGGAGGACGGGGACGAGGGGTTCGTCACCGAGGGCCTGGCCGGGCTGGCCCGGCGCGGGACCGGTGCGGACTGGCAGCGCGCCGCCGCGGCCTCCTCCGGGCCGGCCGGGATGGTCGCGCGGGCGGTCGAGGTCACGCAGGAGGGGTGACCGGCGTTGACCGGGACGTGGGTGGTCCCTACCCTTTGGACCGGTCCACCCGCCTCCCCGAAAGGACAGAGATGTCCCAGCCCGTCCGCTTCGCGCTCCTCGGCACCGGCCGCATCGGCCAGGTCCACGCGGCGTCCATCCACCGCAGCGAGGACGCCGTCCTGACGGTGGCCGCCGACGCGGTCGTCGCCGGCGCGGAACGCACGGTCGCCCGGTACGGCGGGCGCGCCACGGCCGACCCGTTCGCGGCGATCGCCGCCGACGACGTCGACGCGGTCGTCATCGCCTCCCCCACGCCCACCCACGTGGACCTGCTCAGCGCGGCCCTCGACGCCGGCAAGGCCGTGCTGTGCGAGAAGCCGATCGACCTCGACATCACGCGCGTCGACGCGGTCCGCGAACGTGCGCGCGCCGCGCAGCAGCCCGTCGTCCTGGGGTTCAACCGGCGGTTCGACCCGCACTTCGCCGAACTGCGCCGCCGCGTGCGGGCCGGGGAGATCGGGCGCCTGGAGCACCTCGCGATCACCAGCCGCGACCCCGAGCCGCCGCCGGCGGAGTACGTCGCGGTCTCCGGCGGCATCTTCCGCGACATGACGATCCACGACTTCGACACGGCCCGTTCGTTCGTGCCGGAGATCGTGGCGGTGACGGCGGTCGGGTTGCGGCAGTTCAGCGAGCCGATCGCCGCCGCGGGCGACTTCGACGCGGCCGTCGTGACCCTCGTGGGCTCGGCGGGCGAGTCGGTCACCATCACGAACTCCCGGCACAGCGCCTACGGCTACGACCAGCGGATCGAGGCGTTCGGGCCCGGCGGGTCGCTGGAGGTCGGGAACGTGACGCCCACCCTCGTGCGTGCCTCGACCGGGGAGCGCAGTTCCACGGGTGAGCCGTACCGGCGGTTCTTCCTCGAGCGCTACCGCGAGGCGTACGAGCTGGAACTCGCGGCGTTCGTCGCGGCGGTGCGGGGCGAGGACACGTCCGCGAACCCGAGCCCCGGTTTCGAGGACGGCCGCGCCGCGCTGCTGCTGGCCGACGCCGCTGACCTGTCCGCCCGCGAGGGCCGGACGGTCCCCGTCGACCTGTCCTGACCCTCCGCCCGAGGCACACCTCGCGCCCGCACTGCGAGTTCCCCGGGGCGCGAGGTGTGCCTTCGGCCGTCAGACGGGCACGTCGAGGGCGCAAGGTGTGCTTCGCGCGGAGACCCGGCCAGTGCAGGCCGTGTCCAGGACGGTCAGTCGGCGTCCTGGCCGGCGAACCAGTCGGCGTAGACGGTGGTGCGGGCCAGGTGCCGGGTCAGGTCCGGGGCGCCGTCGTCCCACCACACGGGGCCGCGCTCCCCCAGGGCGTGCTTGGCGCGGTCGACCCGTTCCCGGGCCGCCTCCCGCGCGTCGGCGTCGGCGGCGTCGCGCTTGGCCCGCCGCGCCGACATCAGTTCCGAGACGAGCTCGGCGCGGCGCTCCTCGTCCAGCGAGGGGTCAGACCGCCGCCACAACCGGCCCCGGACGACGAGGTACCGGCCGTCGGGGGTGAGGAGGGGTCCGTCCGTGCGGCTCAGAGCCCGTCACCGGGCCGGGGCGCGGACTCGTCCGGGCCGGGGGTCTCGTCCAGCGCTGCGGCGTGACGACCGGACCGGAGCAGACCCACCACGAGCAGGGCGCCGACCAGCACCTCCAGCACGATGACGACCTCGACCACCCGTCCAGGATGCGGGCCGGTCGCCCGCTGCGCCACCGGGTTCAGGCGCCGGTCACCGCCGCCGGGGCGGGAACCTCGACGGCGAGGTACCGGAAGGTCCCGCGAGGTGCGTCGAACCGGGAGAAGTCCCGCCAGTGGAGCGCGTAGGACCCGTCGAGCACGACGTCGTTCGACGCGCTGTCGCCGTCCCCCCGCACCAGCCGACCGGACAGCTCACGACCCTCGTGGAGGCGGAACGCCCGGTCACGCGTCGACGGCTCGCTCGCGGGCGGCTGCCACAACCCCGCGACGTCGCTCAGCAGGAGGGCGATCCCGTTGCGCCCCGGCGCCGCCGAGAGTTCCAGACGGCGGACGTCCTGGACGAAGCCCAGCCGGGCCAGGTCCGTCGCGGCGTGGTCCTTCAGGGCGTAGGTCTCCCCGTCCTGCTCGACGTCGAGACGACCCGTGGAGTACTTCAGCTCCACGGCCGTGCTCGCTCCCGCCGCGACGTCCGTCACGAGCAGGTCGAGGTACGTCGACCTCTCGGCCCGGGCGGGGACCTCCAGCCGGACCCGCAGGTCCGGGCCGCGCCGTGCGACCAGGGCGGCGAGCGCGTGCTGGAGGTCGGCCTCCGAGTGGTAGACCGCTCACTCCCGGGCCAGCTCGGCCAGGAGGTCGTCGAGGTCGAACCGGCCGGCGATCGTCGTCACGATCCCACTCCGGCGCGACAGGTGGCCGTTCGTCGCCCGGACGACGAAACGACCGGCCCCCTCGTGGGGACCGGCCGTCCGGTGGTGCGAGTCAGTGCGTCGGCGTGCGCGGTCCGGGCACCACGGCCGGGCGGCGGACGAGGAACGACAACCCGAGGGCGACGAGCGAGATGATCCCGCCCCACACGAAGGCGCCCCGGACCCCGTCGGCGACGGAGTGCAGCGCGTCCGACCCCCCGGCCAGGCTGGCGGCGGAGCGGGTGGACAGGACCGTGACGAACAGCGCCGTCCCGGCGGCGCCGGCGAGCTGCTGCACGGTGCCGACGACGGCCGACCCGTGCGGGTACAGCTCCGCCCGCAGCGACCCCAGCGCCGACGTGAACAGCGGGGTGAACATGAACGCGAGCCCGGCGCTCAGCAGCGTGTGGACGACGACGACCATGCCCGCGGGGGTC is a genomic window containing:
- a CDS encoding Gfo/Idh/MocA family protein, whose amino-acid sequence is MSQPVRFALLGTGRIGQVHAASIHRSEDAVLTVAADAVVAGAERTVARYGGRATADPFAAIAADDVDAVVIASPTPTHVDLLSAALDAGKAVLCEKPIDLDITRVDAVRERARAAQQPVVLGFNRRFDPHFAELRRRVRAGEIGRLEHLAITSRDPEPPPAEYVAVSGGIFRDMTIHDFDTARSFVPEIVAVTAVGLRQFSEPIAAAGDFDAAVVTLVGSAGESVTITNSRHSAYGYDQRIEAFGPGGSLEVGNVTPTLVRASTGERSSTGEPYRRFFLERYREAYELELAAFVAAVRGEDTSANPSPGFEDGRAALLLADAADLSAREGRTVPVDLS